In the Prochlorococcus marinus str. MIT 9312 genome, TGAAGATAATGGATTACTTCTGGTTAATATGCATCCTAAAAGGATGCAGAAAGAACTTCCATTTATTAAGTCTGAATGGATAAGAGACGGAGATACTCAGCAATTTTTAAAATACCTTGGCAATTTATCTAAAGAAGTATGGACTGCTTCATTTGTAAAATACAAAGGAATTGAATTTACTTCTATCTCAAAAAATGATGAGATCTAAAATTTCTATATTAATTTTCACTTTAGAGGATTTCTTTTTTTAGCTTATTATTTTCCTTTGAGATCCTAAAACAATTCTTACCATTTCCAAAATCTATTGAATAATATTCAACATCATTTTTTATATGCAAAGCACAATTGCCTTCAATACAAATACACGATTTAATAATTTCTCTCCTTATAACATCATTAACGTAAGGTTCCCTTTCTTTCTCTTCGTCAAAATGAGGACAGGCTACATCATTAACTATCCCTAGGCAATCTAATATAGACAATTCTCTTGCAAAAGAATCAGTAATACCCTTATCAAACCAACAGATAGCTCCAGCACTTACACCACTCATTACAATTCCTTTTTCATAAGCATTTTGTAAAATGTTATGTAAATTCCATTCTTTCCAAACTGCCAACATACTTTTAGTATTCCCTCCTCCAACATAAATGATATCTTGACTTAAAATTTTCTCCTCTAAGTTCTCTGTTCTTGAGAAAAAATCTATATGACTTGTTATGCAATCAAGCTTAGAAAATGCTCTATAAAAATTCAGTTTATAGAGACTACTGTCTCCAGATGCTGTAGGTATGAAGCATATTTTTGGTCTTTTTTTATTAATTAAAGAAATTAAATATTTCTCAATTTCAAGAGAGCCTAAAGATCTTCCAAATCCACCTCCCCCAATTGCGACTATATTTTTACTATTCATATTAAATGTATGATTTGTTTATGAATTTAAGACAAATTACTATTAAAGATCAAATTGAATTAAAGAAGGTTTATTTTGATTCAATTCAATCATTAGATGAAAAAATATATACTAAAGAACAAAAAAGAGCCTGGTCAAGTCAAGCATGGGATAATCAAAATTTTAATAAGTCAATAACTCAAGGAAAAGGATGGCTTTTAAGTGAAGAAGGAATAATTATTGCTTTTGCTATAAGATTTCCCATCAATAGAATTGCTTTATTTTACTGTAAAGGTAAATTCCAGAAAAAAGGCTTTGGCTCTAAGTTACTTAATAAATTAGAAGATGAAGCCAAGAAGGAAGGTTTAGATTCTCTTTCAACTGAAGCTAGCTTGATAAGTTATAAATTATTTCTTAAAAATGAATGGAAAATTATACGTAAAGAAAAAATAAATATAAACGATATTTTTTTTGAAAGATATAAAATGATTAAAATTATTAATTAGAATAAATTAATGCTTAGAAAAAGCAAAGGGATAATAATCATTCAAAGAATGCTAGTCTGGGCTTTATACTTTTTTTCAGGATTTATACTTTATTCAAACAAAGGTAGTTTATATTCTTTTTTAATTACTTTTTCAAGAATTTTTTATCCATTATCTATATTTTGGTTGCAAATAAGAATTAAAAAAAGGACGAATTTTCTGCCTATCGATTCAAAAATGGGGACATCACAATTATGGTTTAATTTATTACCCGTTATTGCATCTCTATTAACAGTAATTTTTTCTATAACAAATGCTTTCTTTTATATATTTGAAAAATTAATTAACTTCTAAATTAAAAAAACTAATTTATCTCTATTAAAATTTATTTCATAAAAACATAATGTAAAGAAATTTGCTTTTTACTTAAATTTGTTTAAATTTTAATTAGAAACCAAATAGAAACATGAAAAATATTTCATTAAAAGGAAATATGAATTTTCATAATAAAGAAAAAGAAATAATTAATTATGAATTTTTCTCTTTAAAAATCACAGATAGTTTATATAAAAAAGATATTGGTAAATTTCTAGAGACTCTTTCTTCTCATTTTATTTAGGAAAACATATTAAATTTCTGATCTTCAAATTATAACAGTCTTATAAATAAATAAGTTTTTGAAGGATAATAAGTAAAATCAAATAAAATCTAATGCAATTATTTCTTGCTGACTGTCAATTTCCAAATATTGAAAATCAAGTTAAGGCTTATCAATTATTTGTCGAAGTCTGGGAAAACGGTGAAATGGCAAAATCTGATAAAACAGACAAATTTGAGATGTTATTTAGAGTACATGCACCCGGCGAAGGGAGAGTAGTTTGTTTATGTAAGGCACAAAGCGATAAAGAAATATTTGAGCATTTTGCTCCATGGAGAGCCAAATTCGGTATTCATATGGAATTTACACCTGTAATAAGTTGTCAAAATGTTGTTGATTACCATAAAGATTTGTTCAAAACCTTAGGAAAATAAGCTTGAAGCTAAACATTATAATGATTAAACCTTTCCCCAGTCTTATCTATAAAAGAAAAGATAAAAACTTATCTTCTTCAAAAACTACGCCTATGCAAGAAGAAAAAGTTAAATCTAAACCATTAATAATATTTGGTTCCATCATCTCATTAACTTCTATCTTTTTACTTTTATTTACCATTAATAATAAATTTGGATGATTTGAGTAATTATCACTAATAGTTAATAACAAAAATTATTTATCATAAGTCAAGAGTTATTAAACATATGGCATTTAACGAAGGTGGGATGGCATCAGGCCTTCTTATCATTGCAGTATCAATAGTTTTTGCAGCAGGTTTTGGATTTTTAGTATTGCATTTTGTCCCT is a window encoding:
- a CDS encoding peptidase E gives rise to the protein MNSKNIVAIGGGGFGRSLGSLEIEKYLISLINKKRPKICFIPTASGDSSLYKLNFYRAFSKLDCITSHIDFFSRTENLEEKILSQDIIYVGGGNTKSMLAVWKEWNLHNILQNAYEKGIVMSGVSAGAICWFDKGITDSFARELSILDCLGIVNDVACPHFDEEKEREPYVNDVIRREIIKSCICIEGNCALHIKNDVEYYSIDFGNGKNCFRISKENNKLKKEIL
- a CDS encoding GNAT family N-acetyltransferase — translated: MNLRQITIKDQIELKKVYFDSIQSLDEKIYTKEQKRAWSSQAWDNQNFNKSITQGKGWLLSEEGIIIAFAIRFPINRIALFYCKGKFQKKGFGSKLLNKLEDEAKKEGLDSLSTEASLISYKLFLKNEWKIIRKEKININDIFFERYKMIKIIN
- a CDS encoding DUF3303 domain-containing protein, with product MQLFLADCQFPNIENQVKAYQLFVEVWENGEMAKSDKTDKFEMLFRVHAPGEGRVVCLCKAQSDKEIFEHFAPWRAKFGIHMEFTPVISCQNVVDYHKDLFKTLGK